One region of Penaeus vannamei isolate JL-2024 chromosome 36, ASM4276789v1, whole genome shotgun sequence genomic DNA includes:
- the LOC113830093 gene encoding uncharacterized protein yields the protein MAWRSPASLSRWAARAVVAGVVRETEQRLRGCLALVPAELLIARATAGLLLRNRDSGDSDEEEDSLTETEEEEEEEEGVGVGGRTAKGDVMDHALRLAKEHVQRVERWWRKLPGHRASPGHTLREALDAMTEVNPKYDQDFPTHLTRLLLKLVLLDAVFVDRDYGDKDRRCVVPFAWERWFARLVARLGPFTHLQELQVYGGMYPSILAAILKGAPFLTSLLISHINITDEILLVAGRFCPRLEKLYLLHNYPWQVISLKAFCAAFFDGASKRDLVRVMRAGCEGNIRRTFDSLTEVDLAYGEIEVAKEFHKFLLSFYPNLTSISCEWRTNMFEDGYSSHAYDVLFPIISKGQQVSLKRVYLDGVTLYSTGRTRLQQMAWSCPAVTSLALDCSTRGSPRVYETAGRQLTELLSEWTHFSELHANVSYEDHVTHTMLAPALRVHGGRLTSLTLEASSPGQRLHVATVCLLVQLCPVLASLRLRVWSRSMLEAPATQPSPPLSLHCAHLEEFCLHEDGPGDQDDPVAEEGHLARWTGLMETIMTASPLLATLSISICRGVAPLMDKLQSDIHVLHLHVTDGYEWEPSVEQICQLVSRLPRLQHLFLEEVSGRVFWRVRRRYQYTGLRVYWGNLHGWPRT from the exons ATGGCGTGGCGGTCACCTGCGAGCCTGTCCcggtgggcggcgagggcggtgGTCGCGGGCGTGGTGAGGGAGACGGAGCAACGGCTGCGCGGCTGCCTCGCCCTCGTGCCGGCGGAGCTGCTGATCGCGAGGGCGACCGCTGGGCTCCTCCTCAGGAACAGGGACTCGGGCGAcagcgacgaggaggaggatagcctgacggagacggaggaggaggaggaggaggaggagggcgtgggcgtgggcgggaggacGGCGAAGGGCGACGTGATGGACCACGCGCTGCGCCTCGCCAAG GAGCACGTGCAGCGCGTGGAGCGTTGGTGGCGCAAGCTCCCCGGGCATCGCGCGTCGCCAGGCCACACCCTCCGGGAGGCGCTCGACGCGATGACGGAGGTGAACCCGAAGTACGACCAGGACTTTCCGACGCATCTGACGCGCCTCCTGCTGAAGCTGGTGCTGCTGGACGCCGTGTTCGTCGACCGGGACTACGGGGACAAGGACCGGCGGTGCGTGGTGCCCTTCGCGTGGGAGCGGTGGTTTGCCCGCCTCGTGGCAAGGCTCGGCCCTTTCACTCACCTCCAGGAGCTCCAGGTCTATGGGGGAATGTACCCGAGTATCCTGGCGGCGATCCTGAAGGGCGCGCCGTTCCTCACCTCGCTCCTCATCTCGCACATCAACATCACCGACGAGATCCTGCTGGTGGCCGGCCGCTTCTGCCCGCGCCTCGAGAAGCTCTACCTCCTGCACAACTACCCGTGGCAGGTCATCTCCCTGAAGGCTTTCTGCGCCGCCTTTTTCGACGGCGCCTCCAAAAGGGACTTGGTGAGAGTGATGAGAGCGGGCTGCGAGGGGAACATAAGGAGGACCTTTGATTCGCTCACAGAGGTCGACCTCGCCTACGGTGAGATAGAAGTGGCGAAGGAATTCCATAAATTTCTGTTGTCTTTCTATCCCAACCTGACGAGCATCAGCTGCGAGTGGAGGACGAATATGTTCGAGGACGGCTACTCCAGCCACGCCTACGACGTTCTGTTCCCCATCATCTCGAAGGGGCAACAGGTGTCTCTGAAGCGCGTGTATCTAGACGGGGTGACGCTCTACAGCACGGGGCGGACGCGCCTGCAGCAGATGGCGTGGAGCTGCCCGGCCGTCACGTCGCTGGCGCTCGACTGCAGCACGAGAGGGAGCCCCAGGGTCTACGAGACGGCAGGCAGGCAGCTGACGGAGCTGCTGTCGGAGTGGACGCACTTCTCGGAGCTGCATGCGAACGTCAGTTACGAGGACCACGTCACGCACACCATGCTGGCCCCTGCCTTGCGGGTCCACGGGGGGAGGCTCACTTCCCTCACCCTCGAGGCCTCCAGCCCTGGCCAGCGGCTCCACGTGGCCACCGTGTGTCTTCTCGTGCAGCTCTGCCCCGTGCTGGCGTCGCTCAGGCTCCGGGTGTGGAGCCGGAGCATGCTGGAGGCGCCGGCCACGCAGCCCTCGCCGCCGCTGTCCCTGCACTGCGCCCACCTGGAGGAGTTCTGTCTGCACGAAGATGGCCCCGGCGACCAGGATGACCCAGTGGCCGAGGAGGGACACCTGGCCCGCTGGACAGGGCTCATGGAGACGATAATGACGGCATCCCCTCTGCTGGCCACCCTCAGCATCAGCATCTGCCGCGGCGTGGCTCCGCTCATGGACAAGTTACAGAGTGATATTCATGTCCTTCACCTCCACGTGACAGATGGCTACGAGTGGGAGCCATCGGTGGAGCAGATCTGCCAGCTGGTGAGCCGCCTGCCGCGCTTGCAACACCTGTTCCTGGAAGAGGTGTCTGGCCGTGTGTTCTGGCGAGTGCGACGTCGGTACCAGTACACGGGACTTCGCGTGTACTGGGGCAACCTGCACGGCTGGCCGAGGACCTGA